From one Verrucomicrobiota bacterium genomic stretch:
- the radC gene encoding DNA repair protein RadC, giving the protein MRDRSECAGHRERLRQRFLRSGFAGFAEHEIIELLLTFCLPRKDVKPLAKALLKQFGSIHTLVDADTMALQKVPGMGRVAPVAMRFIKQFAERYFWEKSTTGTENILDHYEALEKFWTLRLGGQKREILEVAFLDTHLRLLKEGVMQISEGVVDRTAVSLRKIVEGALVHNAHAIVMAHNHPSGSALPSDADCLVTQKVEKLVTTLGIRFIDHLIIAANEIYSFRKSGLIIKG; this is encoded by the coding sequence ATGAGGGATCGGAGCGAGTGCGCGGGGCATCGAGAGCGGTTGCGACAGCGATTTTTGCGCTCCGGCTTTGCAGGATTTGCCGAGCATGAAATCATAGAATTACTACTGACCTTCTGTCTCCCACGTAAGGATGTTAAGCCTCTGGCAAAAGCACTTTTAAAGCAATTCGGTTCGATCCACACACTGGTCGATGCTGATACGATGGCGCTTCAAAAAGTACCAGGAATGGGGCGAGTGGCTCCAGTCGCAATGCGCTTTATAAAACAGTTTGCTGAGCGTTACTTTTGGGAAAAATCGACGACTGGGACTGAAAATATTTTAGATCATTATGAAGCTTTGGAAAAATTTTGGACTTTACGCCTTGGCGGGCAAAAACGTGAAATACTGGAGGTCGCATTTCTCGATACGCATCTGCGACTTTTAAAAGAAGGCGTTATGCAAATTTCTGAGGGCGTAGTCGATCGTACCGCGGTATCATTGCGTAAGATCGTCGAAGGCGCACTTGTACATAACGCTCATGCCATCGTCATGGCCCATAACCATCCCTCCGGAAGCGCACTGCCCTCGGATGCCGATTGCTTAGTGACACAGAAAGTCGAAAAACTCGTGACTACCCTTGGTATTCGATTTATTGATCACCTCATTATTGCGGCAAACGAGATCTATTCGTTCCGTAAATCGGGATTGATTATAAAAGGATAG
- a CDS encoding ABC transporter permease encodes MWTFVLRRVLFSIPIFIAVTFLTFSLIHAIPGGPFDSEREMAPVIRQRLEEKYGLDRPLWEQYGKYMQQLAHGDFGPSYKYTDWSVAELMQSKVKVSFELGAYGMLFALFFGILGGILGVHFEGRWPDQWIRFLTTFGLCLPAFIIGPLLIYLFGIKLRWFDVAGWETWPQKILPMITVGLSYAAYIAQLARHGLGEAMHQSYILAARARGIPESRILWVHALRNGLLPVVAYLGSAFSGIISGAIITETVFQIPGLGRLFIQAITNRDGMLILGIVNFCALAVIVCNTVSDCLQAWLNPKIRLK; translated from the coding sequence ATGTGGACTTTTGTTCTTAGGCGCGTTCTATTTTCGATCCCTATTTTTATCGCGGTTACGTTTCTGACGTTTTCGCTCATTCACGCGATTCCCGGGGGACCTTTCGATAGTGAGCGCGAGATGGCACCAGTAATCCGTCAGCGACTCGAGGAAAAATACGGCCTGGATCGTCCACTCTGGGAGCAGTATGGGAAGTACATGCAGCAGCTGGCACACGGTGATTTCGGGCCCTCGTACAAGTACACCGATTGGAGTGTCGCGGAGCTCATGCAATCGAAGGTTAAGGTCAGCTTCGAGCTCGGAGCGTACGGTATGCTCTTTGCGTTGTTTTTCGGTATCTTAGGAGGAATCCTGGGGGTACATTTCGAAGGGCGTTGGCCGGATCAATGGATCCGATTTTTGACGACGTTTGGCCTCTGTTTACCGGCGTTCATCATTGGTCCTTTGCTGATTTATTTGTTTGGTATTAAACTTCGGTGGTTTGATGTTGCCGGTTGGGAGACATGGCCACAAAAGATTCTCCCGATGATCACCGTTGGCCTCTCTTACGCCGCTTATATCGCGCAATTAGCGCGCCATGGGCTTGGTGAAGCAATGCATCAGTCGTACATTTTAGCAGCCCGGGCGCGAGGAATTCCCGAATCACGGATCCTTTGGGTCCATGCGTTGCGCAATGGCTTATTGCCTGTTGTAGCCTATCTCGGTTCGGCATTTTCAGGAATTATTAGCGGTGCCATCATTACGGAAACGGTTTTCCAAATCCCGGGTCTCGGCCGTCTCTTTATTCAGGCGATCACGAATCGTGATGGGATGCTGATTCTGGGGATCGTTAATTTTTGCGCACTGGCGGTTATTGTGTGCAATACCGTTAGTGATTGTCTGCAGGCCTGGCTTAATCCAAAAATTCGCCTCAAGTAA
- a CDS encoding histidine triad nucleotide-binding protein — MIKRVALYLISSTSLAMVSKTIFQKIIDRELPAEILFEDEQCIIIKDIHPVAPVHVLVIPKKLIPRVEEASTEDATILGHLLLCAKNFAKREGIKNGFRIVINNGKDALESVPHLHIHLIAGKPMQWPPC, encoded by the coding sequence ATGATAAAAAGAGTTGCTCTGTACCTCATTTCCAGTACGTCCCTAGCGATGGTTTCAAAGACGATTTTTCAGAAAATCATCGATCGCGAGCTCCCAGCGGAGATTCTCTTTGAAGATGAACAATGTATTATCATTAAAGATATTCACCCGGTCGCTCCCGTTCACGTATTGGTTATTCCTAAAAAATTGATTCCACGCGTTGAAGAAGCATCTACGGAAGACGCTACGATTTTAGGACATTTGTTATTATGTGCGAAAAACTTTGCAAAGCGCGAGGGCATTAAAAATGGCTTCCGAATTGTGATCAACAATGGCAAAGATGCGCTTGAATCGGTACCCCACCTCCATATTCACCTTATTGCCGGGAAGCCGATGCAATGGCCGCCATGCTGA
- the recJ gene encoding single-stranded-DNA-specific exonuclease RecJ, with translation MSERREVEWKFLDADPVVVERLSQKLGISKTLASILVQRGVATVPEAERFIAPKISDLGDPFLLPNMREAVALLDRYVAQKAPISIIGDYDVDGITSTALLVSVLAHFGIHPQYFIPRRFSEGYGMSQEIVNRMLKKSCPKLVIALDCGTNSVKEINFLQRRRIDVLVIDHHMLTAENVPEHATILNPHTVESSETLRAMCTVGLVFKFVHAFLKQRRIQGDERAFSIRLRNYFDIIALGTIADMMPVRGENRVLVKYGLQSFAKERRPGLDALCSVSNIPSGMSITQQDVSFKLAPRINVSGRLSDAALPVELLLSGRISDAMLIAKKVDKLNRERQKIEHEITLEAEKVVSESYREDPGIVLYSPHWHSGVVGIVAGKLSREYERPVIVLALERGLAKGSGRSPGPDLVDILSECREYVTAWGGHKMAVGISLEPDQVEIFRQKFNEAIAKRKTEGTRGETIEVAGTLQKNEIDDALAYELETFLQPYGQQNEEPIFCVERVRFLNCTEFFGAEKKHFRFWIESSPHVWLSGIAWDMASRFPEKNRDIDILVKIAYDTWNNEKFLLMRLVDWRYSEKS, from the coding sequence TTGAGCGAGCGTCGCGAAGTTGAGTGGAAATTTTTAGATGCAGATCCTGTTGTCGTTGAGCGTCTGTCGCAAAAGCTTGGTATTTCTAAGACTTTGGCATCGATTCTCGTCCAGCGTGGGGTAGCGACGGTTCCCGAGGCCGAACGCTTTATCGCACCGAAAATTTCCGATCTCGGCGATCCATTTCTATTGCCCAATATGCGCGAGGCAGTTGCGCTTTTAGATCGTTATGTTGCCCAAAAAGCGCCGATTTCAATCATTGGCGATTACGACGTCGATGGGATCACTAGTACCGCTTTGCTGGTGAGTGTATTGGCGCATTTCGGTATCCATCCGCAGTATTTTATTCCTCGGCGGTTCTCCGAAGGCTACGGAATGTCGCAAGAAATTGTCAACCGTATGCTCAAAAAAAGCTGTCCTAAACTCGTAATCGCGCTCGATTGCGGGACCAATTCGGTTAAGGAAATTAATTTTTTACAGCGTCGCCGGATCGATGTTTTGGTGATCGATCACCATATGTTAACGGCTGAAAATGTCCCTGAGCACGCGACCATTCTGAATCCCCACACTGTCGAAAGTTCTGAGACGTTACGAGCGATGTGCACTGTGGGGCTCGTATTTAAATTTGTCCATGCGTTCTTAAAACAGCGACGTATTCAGGGCGATGAACGCGCATTTTCGATCCGCTTGCGCAATTATTTCGATATCATTGCACTTGGGACAATTGCTGATATGATGCCGGTCCGTGGCGAGAACCGCGTGCTGGTAAAGTACGGTCTGCAGTCTTTTGCCAAGGAACGACGCCCGGGACTGGATGCGCTGTGTTCGGTGTCGAATATTCCCTCGGGGATGTCGATTACTCAGCAGGATGTTTCGTTTAAGTTGGCACCGCGAATCAATGTTAGTGGGCGGCTTTCGGATGCGGCATTGCCCGTAGAACTGTTGCTATCGGGCCGTATTTCAGATGCGATGCTGATCGCGAAAAAGGTCGACAAACTCAACCGAGAGCGCCAAAAAATCGAGCACGAAATCACACTGGAGGCGGAAAAAGTTGTTAGCGAATCTTACAGAGAAGATCCGGGTATTGTCCTTTATAGCCCCCATTGGCATTCAGGAGTTGTCGGTATCGTTGCAGGAAAGTTATCGCGAGAGTACGAGCGCCCCGTGATCGTTTTGGCATTGGAACGCGGTTTGGCGAAGGGATCGGGACGAAGCCCGGGACCAGATCTCGTTGACATCCTCAGTGAATGCCGCGAATATGTTACTGCTTGGGGCGGACATAAGATGGCCGTTGGAATTTCGTTGGAACCCGATCAGGTTGAAATTTTCCGACAAAAGTTCAATGAAGCCATCGCAAAACGAAAAACCGAAGGAACTCGCGGTGAGACAATTGAAGTCGCCGGGACGCTCCAGAAAAATGAGATCGATGACGCCTTAGCTTACGAATTAGAGACCTTTTTACAGCCCTATGGTCAGCAAAACGAGGAGCCGATTTTTTGTGTCGAGCGGGTCCGTTTTTTGAATTGTACCGAGTTTTTTGGGGCGGAGAAAAAACATTTCCGTTTTTGGATCGAGAGTTCACCACATGTTTGGCTATCGGGGATCGCATGGGATATGGCTTCACGCTTCCCAGAAAAAAATCGTGATATCGATATCTTGGTCAAAATCGCATACGATACTTGGAATAATGAAAAATTTCTCCTTATGCGGCTCGTCGATTGGCGCTATTCGGAAAAATCGTAA
- a CDS encoding LysR family transcriptional regulator, whose product MMKVFLDLVDSASFSEAARKNQVSQSAISQRIRAIESTLKVNLIEKTQKSLKLTREGLIFYKYAQQILSHYATMLSDIENPSKNDPDELMIATSDWIGVYILPQFIHEYFQRFQKFNIDIHYADSMQARQGLRSDLFLFEKPLSSRDFTSSPFLKEEFIPIGSRKTFPQPETLALQKIKTFPLVGFHSQHSLRNVFEKALENYALSPHYTVELGQIELVKQAVLSHNGIAFLPRSTVFPDISSSDGSRFQKISLTECTLPFSLYVSYPKERTPSQSAQQFLNILNEYRSENEPIALFTRG is encoded by the coding sequence ATGATGAAAGTTTTTTTAGACCTCGTCGATAGCGCGAGTTTTTCGGAAGCAGCACGCAAAAATCAGGTTTCGCAGTCCGCCATCAGTCAGCGCATCAGAGCTATTGAAAGCACATTAAAGGTCAATCTCATCGAAAAAACACAGAAATCACTTAAGCTGACACGTGAGGGGTTAATTTTTTACAAATACGCGCAACAGATTCTCTCTCACTATGCGACGATGCTTTCCGACATCGAAAATCCCTCAAAAAACGACCCCGACGAACTCATGATTGCCACGAGTGATTGGATCGGTGTCTATATCTTGCCGCAATTTATCCACGAATACTTTCAACGCTTTCAGAAATTTAATATCGATATTCACTACGCCGACAGCATGCAGGCGAGACAGGGGCTCCGCTCAGACCTCTTTCTCTTTGAAAAACCCCTATCGTCGCGCGATTTTACCTCAAGCCCATTTCTAAAGGAAGAGTTTATTCCTATTGGATCCCGAAAGACCTTCCCCCAACCGGAAACGCTAGCACTACAAAAAATCAAAACTTTTCCACTCGTCGGGTTTCATTCACAACATTCGCTCCGCAATGTTTTTGAAAAAGCACTGGAGAACTATGCTTTATCACCTCATTATACGGTTGAACTCGGGCAAATTGAACTCGTCAAACAGGCCGTTCTATCGCACAACGGCATTGCATTTTTACCGCGAAGTACGGTATTTCCCGATATCTCGTCTTCGGATGGATCTCGTTTTCAAAAAATCTCACTCACAGAGTGCACGTTACCCTTCTCGCTGTACGTTTCCTACCCTAAAGAGCGAACACCTTCTCAAAGTGCCCAACAATTCTTGAATATTTTGAACGAATATCGGTCCGAAAACGAACCCATTGCACTATTCACTCGAGGATAA
- a CDS encoding helix-turn-helix domain-containing protein translates to MEEFRQSSSERNRGGDSGFGLRFRLLLGYHDLTLKDVSEVTGAAISTVSTWRNGRIPSSRDVIERIAQLFHVTPAYLLYGGTATESDVDPSFWEISSGMPQKRDHDQLLRRRIELYFGDYLNEAEKYEGGLEHTWLQLVREFPAHWFQNAGEIVVRKSSKDKTTIRISMDPNEELSSSE, encoded by the coding sequence ATGGAAGAATTTCGTCAGTCGAGCTCTGAACGGAACAGAGGAGGGGATAGTGGATTTGGGTTGCGGTTTCGTCTGCTACTCGGTTACCACGATTTGACGTTGAAAGATGTCAGCGAGGTTACAGGTGCCGCGATTTCGACGGTTAGTACGTGGCGCAATGGTCGAATTCCTTCATCACGTGATGTTATTGAGCGTATCGCGCAGCTATTCCATGTTACTCCGGCATACCTATTATACGGTGGAACCGCAACGGAAAGCGATGTGGACCCATCCTTCTGGGAAATTTCAAGTGGGATGCCGCAAAAACGGGATCATGACCAGTTATTGCGTCGGCGAATCGAGTTGTATTTCGGTGACTACCTCAATGAAGCGGAAAAATATGAGGGAGGTCTGGAGCATACCTGGTTGCAGCTTGTTCGGGAGTTTCCTGCGCATTGGTTTCAAAACGCCGGTGAGATCGTTGTACGTAAGTCTTCTAAAGACAAAACAACTATCCGAATTTCCATGGACCCAAATGAGGAATTATCCTCGAGTGAATAG
- a CDS encoding class I SAM-dependent RNA methyltransferase yields the protein MKTPNNTPFAYHTELEITIDNITNLGLGVGRHEGWVIMVPNVAIGERVRCRIFRNHCNYSEADLLEVLEPSPDRVEPRCPLFGLCGGCQYQHLKDETQRQLKRQHITELLQRLAGIECPVEPICCTPHTYHYRSKLTPHYDKSVSKIGFLKVGSRLALVDVPQCPIATEHINQRLLTLRSEIRARTHKRGGTLLLRDTPEGVMIDPQTVVTQMIGDKSFRVYAGEFFQNNPYILPQFVNYITHEAAGKGIDSLIDAYCGVGVFGICGHVLFQNVLGVEINARAIALAEENAALNHADNVHFIANSAEQIFHNTPFTSQTTAVIIDPPRKGCDTIFLEQLLEYAPQRIVYVSCAPDTQARDLKILLAHHYQVQRVQPFDLFPQTRHIENVITLDRVADGFFE from the coding sequence ATGAAAACTCCAAACAATACGCCTTTTGCTTACCACACGGAACTCGAAATTACGATCGACAATATCACGAATCTCGGGCTCGGTGTTGGGCGCCACGAAGGTTGGGTTATTATGGTCCCGAATGTCGCAATTGGAGAACGTGTGCGTTGTCGTATTTTTCGCAACCACTGTAACTACTCTGAGGCGGATCTTTTAGAGGTACTCGAGCCATCACCTGACCGAGTCGAACCACGATGTCCGCTTTTTGGTCTTTGTGGCGGTTGCCAGTATCAGCATCTCAAGGATGAAACACAGCGCCAACTCAAGCGTCAGCATATTACGGAGCTCCTCCAACGACTGGCAGGCATCGAATGCCCGGTAGAACCTATCTGCTGTACACCGCACACTTATCATTATCGCTCAAAGCTAACGCCGCATTACGACAAATCGGTATCGAAAATTGGTTTTTTAAAAGTTGGCAGCCGGTTGGCATTAGTTGATGTACCTCAATGCCCAATTGCGACAGAACACATTAATCAACGGCTCTTAACGCTCCGTTCCGAAATACGGGCTCGGACTCATAAACGCGGTGGCACCCTTTTATTACGGGATACGCCCGAGGGTGTTATGATAGATCCGCAAACCGTTGTCACCCAAATGATCGGCGATAAATCATTTCGCGTCTATGCTGGCGAATTTTTCCAAAACAACCCTTATATTTTGCCGCAATTCGTAAACTACATCACGCATGAGGCGGCTGGGAAGGGAATTGATTCGCTGATCGATGCTTATTGCGGGGTCGGTGTTTTTGGAATTTGTGGCCATGTGCTTTTTCAAAATGTACTTGGGGTCGAAATTAACGCTCGTGCCATCGCACTTGCCGAAGAAAATGCCGCACTCAACCACGCCGATAATGTCCACTTTATCGCAAACTCCGCAGAACAAATTTTTCATAACACACCCTTTACTTCTCAAACGACCGCTGTCATTATTGATCCGCCCCGAAAGGGTTGTGATACGATTTTTCTCGAGCAGCTTCTCGAATATGCTCCCCAACGAATTGTCTACGTTTCCTGCGCACCGGACACCCAGGCACGTGATCTCAAAATACTCCTTGCGCATCACTATCAGGTCCAGCGCGTACAGCCATTTGATCTCTTTCCTCAGACACGTCACATCGAAAACGTCATCACGCTTGACCGAGTCGCTGACGGATTCTTTGAGTAA
- a CDS encoding prepilin-type N-terminal cleavage/methylation domain-containing protein — MDLKNKKSSGLTLVELLLAIAIVAILAAVTTVGKFPSAEELRVKKPEDAMREILYEARKLAVHYGRPMRIHVYDNAATLNISELFLGTNSGNSLANASDPEECKNVAKFINEIASLRQPITEQTLSSITTNVTTRTPLALITDETDRIVLDHGAIVYCRIQNPQQNNQNTEATISSDHQFFAPAFTTMTSEGQSYSASHSHARPYMTLYPTGIGEHVEFFADRWGPTGSKFEITALGAIQK; from the coding sequence ATGGATCTAAAGAACAAAAAATCGAGCGGATTAACACTCGTCGAACTCCTATTGGCAATTGCGATCGTCGCGATTTTAGCGGCAGTGACAACGGTGGGGAAATTTCCAAGCGCCGAGGAATTGAGGGTCAAAAAACCGGAGGATGCGATGCGCGAAATCCTTTACGAAGCCCGTAAACTCGCGGTTCATTACGGCCGACCGATGCGTATTCATGTTTACGATAATGCCGCTACGCTCAACATTTCGGAGCTTTTTTTAGGCACAAATTCTGGAAATAGCTTGGCCAATGCCTCGGATCCCGAGGAATGCAAAAACGTCGCCAAATTTATCAATGAAATCGCGTCACTTCGGCAACCCATTACCGAACAAACGTTATCGAGCATCACAACCAATGTTACAACACGCACCCCACTGGCACTCATCACAGATGAAACCGATCGGATCGTTTTAGATCACGGAGCTATCGTTTACTGCCGAATCCAAAATCCTCAGCAAAATAATCAGAACACCGAAGCGACTATTAGCAGCGATCATCAATTTTTTGCACCGGCGTTTACAACAATGACCTCGGAAGGCCAATCCTATTCGGCATCACACAGTCACGCGCGTCCTTATATGACGCTTTATCCCACCGGTATCGGAGAACACGTCGAATTCTTCGCGGACCGCTGGGGTCCTACCGGTAGCAAATTTGAGATCACCGCCTTAGGAGCGATTCAAAAGTAG
- the secD gene encoding protein translocase subunit SecD, which produces MRLLRQISGRALLSIAMLLWAILSLIPWNDQPFDDFIAHRATANVDEFQGLLSRARLRILESQDLEHPKSLFVAIKELAKEDELDLSEAFFPDIHLQDIKNIGKKNKILMDVLLRESKGRLRQGLDLKGGISFTLKVASVPNLSAHDREGRLEQAMQIMRQRLDGMGVVEPLIRARGEDEVEIQLPGISAQDNPEIIDAVKRPAKLEFRLVADQRPQNLDLRSVPLGYELLFLEEERSEDGTVEKIPMYVKKIPEMTGKSVERAFATMNQYGGFEISLEMKGEGAKRFGEVTANNVGKSLGIVLDGKLYSAPRINCAIREGRASISGHFSQRDAIELANVLNNPLEFELELTEVQEIGPSLAEDAKVSSIHATILGIALVVLFMVAYYRTSGVVAVFSVLSNVLIVLGMMATIGATMTLPGVAALVLTVGMGVDSNILIFERMREELALGKKMGAALIGGYNKAFSTIFDANITTFLSALILIWMGTGPVRGFGVILAIGIFATMFCALVLSRALMVILINLGYENLLQKREGKTRTFDFLKIRNVAFGISASVLLLGLVAFFVRGNGIYGIDFTGGDELTLHYAERLNTNEIERIAKENHLGEVSTIYQKSLTDGGEVLRIQTKENAAQPLLRQLQTAHPEAQLKVIKEVKIGSSMSNRIKWNALGAVTISLLMILAYIALRFELGFGIGALVSTIHDVFITLGIYILLGRQFSAPMVAAILMIIGYSINDTIVVFDRIREELHYQPTLSLAEIVNYAINCTLSRTILTSVTTLLAAVSLYCFGAGVINDLALIFIIGIVVGTFSSVFIASPIFYLWHRGDRRTVEIK; this is translated from the coding sequence ATGCGTTTATTGCGTCAAATTTCCGGACGGGCATTGTTGTCGATCGCGATGCTGCTGTGGGCGATTTTAAGTTTAATCCCTTGGAATGATCAGCCGTTTGATGACTTTATTGCACATCGTGCGACGGCGAACGTCGATGAATTTCAGGGCCTCTTGTCTCGTGCCCGGCTTCGCATTCTTGAAAGCCAGGATTTAGAGCACCCAAAGTCTCTTTTTGTCGCCATCAAGGAGCTTGCGAAGGAAGATGAACTCGACCTTTCAGAGGCTTTCTTTCCAGATATCCACCTGCAAGATATTAAGAACATTGGTAAGAAAAATAAAATCCTGATGGATGTGCTCCTACGTGAGTCCAAGGGGCGATTACGTCAGGGACTTGACCTCAAAGGTGGTATTTCATTTACATTAAAGGTTGCTTCGGTGCCAAATTTAAGTGCTCATGACCGGGAAGGGCGGCTAGAGCAGGCGATGCAAATTATGCGTCAGCGCTTGGATGGCATGGGAGTCGTAGAGCCGCTGATCCGTGCTCGTGGTGAAGACGAAGTCGAAATCCAATTGCCTGGGATTTCGGCACAGGATAATCCGGAAATTATCGATGCCGTCAAACGTCCTGCAAAGCTCGAGTTCCGCCTCGTTGCCGACCAGCGTCCACAAAACCTCGATTTACGTTCCGTGCCCTTGGGGTATGAGCTGCTCTTCTTGGAAGAGGAGAGGTCCGAAGACGGTACGGTCGAAAAGATCCCAATGTATGTCAAAAAGATCCCGGAGATGACCGGAAAATCAGTCGAACGGGCATTCGCGACGATGAATCAGTACGGCGGGTTTGAAATTAGCCTGGAAATGAAAGGCGAGGGAGCGAAACGCTTTGGTGAAGTAACGGCTAATAACGTGGGCAAATCGCTGGGCATCGTCCTTGACGGGAAACTCTACTCGGCACCGCGGATTAATTGCGCCATTCGGGAGGGCCGTGCCAGCATCTCCGGTCACTTCTCGCAGCGTGATGCTATCGAGCTCGCGAACGTCCTCAATAACCCGCTGGAGTTCGAACTCGAACTAACTGAGGTCCAGGAAATTGGCCCATCACTTGCCGAAGACGCCAAGGTGAGCTCTATTCATGCAACGATTTTGGGGATCGCTCTCGTCGTTTTGTTTATGGTCGCTTACTATCGGACATCGGGTGTCGTAGCGGTCTTTTCCGTGTTGTCTAACGTGCTCATCGTTCTCGGAATGATGGCGACCATTGGGGCGACGATGACCTTACCTGGAGTGGCGGCATTGGTGCTTACCGTCGGAATGGGCGTCGATTCCAATATTTTGATCTTTGAGCGCATGCGAGAAGAGCTCGCACTGGGGAAAAAGATGGGTGCTGCATTGATTGGTGGCTATAATAAAGCGTTTTCGACGATCTTTGACGCCAATATTACGACGTTTCTCTCAGCGTTGATTTTGATTTGGATGGGAACAGGTCCCGTTCGGGGATTTGGAGTCATTCTTGCAATTGGGATCTTTGCGACGATGTTTTGTGCCCTTGTTCTCAGTCGCGCGCTGATGGTAATCCTCATTAACCTAGGTTATGAAAACCTCCTCCAGAAACGTGAGGGTAAGACACGTACATTTGATTTCCTAAAAATTCGAAATGTAGCCTTTGGGATTTCAGCGAGTGTGCTGTTGCTCGGTCTTGTAGCCTTTTTCGTTCGGGGTAATGGGATCTATGGCATTGACTTCACGGGAGGTGATGAATTGACGCTCCATTACGCCGAGCGCCTCAATACGAACGAAATCGAGCGTATCGCTAAGGAAAACCATCTGGGCGAAGTCAGTACCATTTATCAAAAAAGTCTAACCGATGGGGGTGAGGTATTGAGAATACAGACTAAAGAAAATGCCGCTCAACCACTTTTACGGCAATTGCAAACAGCACATCCCGAGGCACAATTAAAAGTCATTAAGGAAGTTAAAATTGGCTCCTCAATGAGCAATAGAATTAAATGGAATGCGTTGGGCGCTGTGACGATTTCGCTTCTGATGATTCTCGCGTATATCGCCCTTCGTTTCGAGTTGGGCTTTGGTATCGGGGCCCTCGTCTCGACGATCCATGACGTCTTCATTACGCTTGGTATCTATATTTTGTTGGGACGGCAGTTTTCCGCACCTATGGTCGCCGCGATCTTGATGATCATTGGGTATTCGATTAACGATACGATTGTCGTTTTTGACCGTATTCGAGAGGAATTGCACTACCAACCAACGCTTTCATTGGCTGAAATTGTCAACTACGCGATTAATTGCACACTTTCTCGGACGATTTTGACGAGTGTGACGACGCTCCTGGCCGCAGTGTCGCTCTACTGTTTTGGTGCCGGTGTCATTAACGACCTCGCGTTGATCTTTATTATTGGTATCGTCGTCGGTACCTTTTCATCAGTCTTTATCGCGTCGCCGATTTTCTACCTCTGGCATAGGGGCGATCGCCGGACAGTCGAGATCAAGTAG
- a CDS encoding peptidylprolyl isomerase translates to MTTRKKFFAFLFRESASVLEVMKAFGQAVLCFAGFMVGAWVSAEESDVVYFNNIEAEVEGTVVTFQEVEMEAAMLEPQFRGDEARKKALNSHMEREVIVREFERNKGRLPDNYVQKKYDEILKTKFGDDRTRLASALYARGMTKRDYEEEIRKDAIEGYMFSHNVMLPSMVSPREIQDYYDAHVSEMVDGERATFDQVVVTDENRLSLEAVVANVAQGKASDPKALYEETCAKLRETPEVVLNTMESVSLSDIQPEIAECVKSMDLNTFQRVEVGEHALWIGLRSREPSRSLPIDEVSDDIKNILIGQQSEKLKKHWIEGLMAKAYHVVR, encoded by the coding sequence ATGACGACGCGGAAGAAGTTTTTTGCTTTTCTTTTTCGCGAGAGTGCTAGTGTCCTCGAAGTAATGAAGGCTTTTGGGCAAGCGGTATTGTGTTTTGCGGGTTTTATGGTGGGCGCCTGGGTATCCGCTGAGGAGAGCGATGTTGTTTATTTCAATAATATCGAGGCGGAGGTCGAGGGAACGGTAGTTACTTTCCAAGAAGTGGAAATGGAAGCGGCGATGCTTGAGCCGCAGTTCCGAGGCGATGAAGCACGTAAGAAGGCTTTGAATTCACATATGGAACGCGAAGTTATCGTCCGAGAATTCGAGCGCAACAAGGGGCGGCTCCCGGATAATTACGTCCAAAAAAAGTACGACGAAATTTTAAAGACGAAGTTTGGTGATGACCGTACGAGACTAGCTTCCGCACTGTATGCTCGGGGAATGACAAAGCGCGATTATGAAGAGGAGATCCGTAAAGATGCGATCGAGGGATATATGTTTAGCCATAATGTTATGCTTCCAAGTATGGTAAGCCCCCGCGAGATTCAGGATTACTATGATGCCCATGTTAGCGAAATGGTCGACGGGGAGCGCGCAACCTTTGATCAAGTCGTCGTTACCGATGAGAACCGTCTTTCATTAGAAGCCGTCGTTGCTAATGTCGCTCAAGGGAAGGCATCAGATCCGAAAGCTCTCTACGAAGAGACATGTGCGAAGTTACGCGAAACTCCGGAGGTGGTGCTCAATACGATGGAATCAGTGTCGCTATCCGATATTCAGCCTGAAATCGCGGAGTGTGTCAAGTCGATGGACCTCAATACCTTTCAGCGCGTCGAGGTCGGTGAGCACGCTCTATGGATTGGCCTCCGGTCACGCGAACCATCACGGTCACTGCCAATTGATGAAGTCAGTGATGACATTAAAAATATTTTAATCGGGCAACAATCAGAGAAGCTTAAGAAGCACTGGATCGAGGGTTTAATGGCGAAGGCTTATCACGTCGTGCGATAG